In Treponema denticola, one genomic interval encodes:
- a CDS encoding type I restriction-modification system subunit M: MAKKEATQAKPEQALTKKVWNMADVLAAAGIGFTDYIIQLTYLLFLKMDFEKESYDLGSALPDGSKWKDIVQLDGPDQLAKYEKILEILQATDGLIGAIFTEAQNKITKPALLKKLIGMIDEENWFSMDGDLKGAIYESILEKNGQDKKSGAGQYFTPRPLINAMVDVVQPKIMETVADPACGTGGFLLAAYDYMRKQSDEQSKVDFLQTKALRGNDITPLVVTLASMNLYLHDIGADTTPIKCEDSLEHEPEHLVDVILANPPFGARPAGSVDISTMRSDLIVTTSNNQLNFLQHMMVMLKDGGRAGIVLPDNVLFADGAGEILRKKLLKDFNLHTILRLPTGIFYANGVKANVLFFEKGSPTQETWYYDYRTGIKHTLATKPLKRSDLEDFVNCYCAGHFEDRKETWSPENPNGRWRKYHVDELLARDKTGLDISWIKDGSDTVDCSLAELMQTIQTKSANVAAAVAELSKLIEGIEE, from the coding sequence ATGGCAAAAAAAGAAGCAACACAAGCAAAACCGGAACAGGCTCTTACGAAAAAAGTTTGGAACATGGCAGACGTTCTTGCAGCAGCCGGCATCGGATTTACGGATTATATTATTCAGCTGACATATCTCTTATTTCTAAAAATGGATTTTGAAAAAGAATCATACGATTTAGGCAGCGCACTTCCTGACGGAAGTAAGTGGAAAGATATTGTTCAACTGGACGGACCTGATCAACTTGCAAAATATGAAAAGATTCTGGAAATTTTACAGGCAACTGACGGACTTATCGGCGCAATTTTTACGGAAGCACAAAATAAGATTACAAAACCGGCTCTTCTTAAAAAACTGATCGGAATGATTGATGAAGAAAACTGGTTCAGTATGGACGGAGACCTAAAAGGCGCAATTTACGAAAGTATTCTTGAAAAAAACGGACAGGATAAAAAATCCGGAGCAGGGCAGTACTTTACGCCGCGCCCCTTGATTAATGCTATGGTTGATGTTGTTCAGCCGAAGATTATGGAGACTGTTGCCGACCCGGCATGCGGAACCGGAGGCTTCTTGCTTGCTGCCTATGATTATATGCGCAAACAAAGCGACGAACAGAGTAAAGTGGATTTCTTACAAACGAAGGCGCTGAGGGGCAATGACATTACGCCTCTTGTCGTAACGTTGGCTTCTATGAATCTTTATCTTCACGACATTGGAGCGGACACCACGCCGATTAAATGTGAAGATAGTTTGGAACACGAACCCGAACATCTTGTAGATGTAATTCTTGCAAATCCGCCTTTCGGCGCTCGGCCTGCAGGAAGCGTCGATATTTCGACCATGCGTTCCGATTTAATTGTAACAACAAGCAACAACCAGTTAAATTTTTTACAGCACATGATGGTCATGTTAAAGGACGGCGGGAGAGCCGGAATCGTTCTTCCCGATAATGTGCTTTTTGCAGACGGTGCCGGAGAAATTCTCCGCAAAAAACTGCTAAAAGATTTTAATCTTCATACGATTCTTCGTTTGCCGACCGGTATTTTCTACGCAAACGGCGTAAAAGCAAATGTACTGTTCTTTGAAAAAGGTAGCCCGACACAAGAGACATGGTATTACGATTACCGGACAGGGATTAAACACACACTTGCAACGAAACCGCTTAAACGTTCCGACCTTGAAGACTTTGTAAACTGCTACTGTGCAGGACATTTTGAAGACCGCAAAGAAACGTGGTCGCCCGAAAATCCGAACGGCAGATGGCGTAAATATCACGTCGATGAACTGCTTGCACGGGATAAAACCGGTCTGGATATTTCTTGGATAAAAGACGGTTCCGATACAGTGGACTGTTCACTCGCCGAGCTTATGCAGACAATTCAAACCAAAAGCGCAAATGTCGCCGCTGCTGTTGCCGAACTTTCCAAACTGATTGAAGGAATTGAAGAATGA
- a CDS encoding type II toxin-antitoxin system RelB/DinJ family antitoxin, producing MASTLVQIRVDEKLKDDVTAVYEQLGLDLSTAVRIFFKRSVAENGIPFNMKLENTKQTLIKKEIPPDILSAMQSMSKSAAIYGVSEMSIEEINNEIDAARRGK from the coding sequence ATGGCAAGTACATTAGTTCAAATTAGGGTTGATGAGAAACTGAAAGATGATGTGACTGCTGTTTATGAGCAGTTAGGATTAGACTTATCCACAGCCGTACGTATATTTTTTAAGCGTAGTGTTGCTGAAAATGGGATTCCTTTTAATATGAAACTGGAAAATACCAAACAAACTTTAATAAAAAAAGAAATCCCTCCGGACATTCTTTCAGCAATGCAATCTATGTCTAAAAGTGCAGCAATTTATGGCGTTTCCGAAATGAGCATTGAGGAAATTAATAATGAAATTGATGCAGCACGAAGAGGAAAATAG
- a CDS encoding PIN domain-containing protein, with product MQHEEENRVPLYAVIDTNVLVSAFLKENSIPRFVINYMYAGKIIPIYNEVETFVVTPRQILDLLEKPI from the coding sequence ATGCAGCACGAAGAGGAAAATAGAGTGCCTCTGTACGCTGTAATTGATACAAATGTTCTTGTTTCTGCATTTTTAAAAGAAAATTCTATTCCTCGTTTTGTGATTAACTATATGTATGCAGGCAAAATCATCCCAATTTATAATGAGGTGGAAACCTTTGTTGTAACACCTCGTCAAATTTTAGATTTACTTGAGAAACCAATTTAG
- the hflX gene encoding GTPase HflX, giving the protein MYITDNETKKALLIFTDIFSGAASNSHISRSALQEKSAEALKEIEEKELQSLVETIFLKPLSSLRFRIAKENPATLVGSGQLEKIAQAIEEEGADLVVFNSAVSPRIQRNLEAALNTCVIDRSEVIIQIFADRAQTREAVLQAELARLEYSMPRLTRRWTSLAQQRGGAKGTRGASRGAGEKKLELDRRRLKTEIAKLKKEVERVRLQRSEQRKTRLNGDKKIGAIVGYTNAGKSSLLKKLSGAEVFTEDKLFATLDAETRKVFLQTGEKNIQILLIDTVGFVSNLPHQLIDAFRSTLEEAALADFLIIVCDAAHPAMPECLEVTKKVLDELSCSNKPAIIAINKIDEVFDEAQILSLKERYPEAVEISVKTGRGLEGLKRKLVSICGL; this is encoded by the coding sequence ATGTATATAACCGATAACGAAACAAAAAAGGCCTTACTTATTTTTACCGATATATTTTCAGGAGCGGCCTCAAACTCTCATATAAGCCGTTCCGCATTACAGGAAAAAAGTGCGGAAGCCCTAAAAGAAATAGAAGAAAAGGAGCTGCAAAGCCTCGTTGAAACCATCTTTTTAAAGCCCCTATCCTCCCTCCGCTTTAGAATAGCAAAAGAAAACCCTGCAACTCTTGTAGGTTCGGGGCAGCTTGAAAAAATTGCTCAAGCTATCGAAGAAGAAGGAGCCGACCTTGTTGTGTTTAATAGTGCGGTAAGCCCCCGCATTCAGCGAAACCTTGAAGCAGCCCTTAACACCTGCGTTATAGACCGCTCCGAGGTTATTATCCAAATATTTGCAGATAGAGCTCAAACAAGGGAGGCCGTCTTGCAGGCTGAACTCGCCCGTTTAGAATACTCTATGCCCCGCCTTACAAGAAGATGGACGAGCCTTGCCCAACAAAGAGGCGGGGCAAAAGGAACAAGGGGAGCTTCCAGAGGTGCGGGTGAAAAAAAGCTGGAACTTGACAGAAGGCGCTTAAAAACCGAAATTGCCAAGCTCAAAAAAGAGGTAGAGCGGGTAAGACTTCAACGGAGTGAACAGCGTAAAACCCGCTTAAACGGGGATAAAAAAATAGGAGCTATCGTAGGCTACACAAATGCCGGAAAATCCTCCCTTTTAAAAAAACTTTCGGGGGCGGAAGTCTTTACCGAAGACAAGCTTTTTGCCACCCTTGATGCCGAAACCAGAAAAGTTTTTTTACAAACGGGCGAAAAAAATATTCAAATTTTATTGATAGACACTGTAGGCTTTGTAAGTAATCTTCCTCACCAGTTGATTGATGCCTTCCGCTCGACCTTGGAAGAAGCCGCCCTTGCAGATTTTTTAATCATAGTCTGCGATGCTGCCCATCCTGCAATGCCTGAATGTCTTGAAGTAACAAAAAAAGTCTTAGACGAGCTTTCTTGCAGCAATAAGCCTGCCATAATCGCAATAAACAAAATAGATGAAGTTTTTGATGAGGCTCAAATACTGAGCTTAAAAGAGCGTTACCCCGAAGCCGTCGAAATTTCGGTTAAGACGGGAAGGGGACTTGAAGGGTTAAAAAGAAAACTTGTTTCAATATGCGGTCTATAA
- a CDS encoding 5-methylcytosine restriction system specificity protein McrC gives MAIFKTTDNNGGKQLQTISQEYEETDFKAAVNDIKRISNKTLAELSTEENLLIFPTKLEDSADLLKESKLGSLTKSDKEENYIFSTENIAGFIGINDTDISITSRFAKNEEDFFLHYMIQKVLNLNITNLNFSSSQESVLNLLIYIFPRLCKSSLSRHV, from the coding sequence ATGGCTATTTTTAAGACTACAGACAATAACGGCGGCAAACAGTTACAAACTATTAGCCAAGAATACGAAGAAACAGATTTTAAGGCTGCCGTAAATGATATAAAAAGAATTTCAAATAAAACGCTTGCAGAACTTTCAACGGAGGAAAACCTTTTGATATTTCCGACAAAGTTGGAAGATTCCGCAGACTTACTAAAAGAGTCAAAACTCGGAAGCCTTACAAAATCAGACAAGGAAGAAAATTATATTTTTTCTACGGAAAATATAGCGGGATTCATTGGCATAAATGATACTGATATTTCCATAACCTCACGATTTGCAAAAAACGAAGAAGATTTTTTTCTTCATTACATGATTCAAAAAGTATTAAACCTTAATATTACAAACCTCAATTTTTCATCTTCACAAGAAAGTGTATTAAACTTACTTATTTATATATTCCCACGGCTTTGCAAAAGCTCTCTCTCAAGGCATGTATAA
- a CDS encoding McrB family protein yields MQQIILSNTDSKKTIWQKGDELWSIWENSPEAKKDNTEQEEDEPDTNDLILKTNIQNYKNFLKKHHNIILHGAPGTGKTYLAKQIAKLMDAETEFVQFHPSYDYTDFVEGLRPVNNTDKTNMMFERKDGAFKAFCKKAVKNLQDSKKSIHEMQKEVSFKDKFFELLDKIRNGDLKELHQRTNIPLDILQVTDNDNIVVKTKASGKETTYIVSYDRLEKLSKVFVDKQSLDNIKNIDKEFRNVIGGSHSSAYWAALNWIYTNQNSSSILEISEPIKQKDFIFIIDEINRGEISKIFGELFFSVDPGYRGKKGLVKTQYQNLVETGDIFEDGFYVPENVYIIGTMNDIDRSVESMDFAMRRRFAFKEITAAQSAENFELSENTKTRMESLNNAISKIDGLNSAYHIGAAYFKQLDDDMETSDELWENSLHDLLVEYLKGSGNEESNLELLKNAFDMINIE; encoded by the coding sequence ATGCAGCAAATTATACTTTCAAACACTGATTCTAAAAAAACTATATGGCAAAAAGGAGATGAATTATGGAGTATTTGGGAAAATAGTCCGGAAGCAAAAAAAGATAATACTGAACAAGAAGAGGATGAACCTGATACAAATGATTTAATCCTCAAAACAAATATACAAAATTACAAAAATTTCCTTAAAAAGCACCACAATATAATTCTACACGGTGCTCCCGGAACCGGGAAAACATATCTTGCAAAACAGATAGCTAAACTCATGGATGCAGAAACGGAATTTGTTCAGTTTCATCCAAGTTATGACTATACGGATTTTGTTGAAGGGTTAAGACCTGTAAATAATACCGATAAAACTAACATGATGTTTGAACGCAAGGATGGAGCCTTTAAGGCTTTCTGTAAAAAAGCCGTTAAGAATTTACAAGATAGTAAAAAATCTATTCATGAAATGCAGAAAGAAGTTTCCTTCAAAGATAAATTTTTTGAATTGCTTGATAAGATACGTAATGGAGATTTAAAGGAGTTACATCAAAGAACAAATATCCCTCTGGATATTTTACAAGTAACAGATAATGATAATATCGTTGTTAAAACAAAGGCTTCCGGGAAAGAAACAACATACATTGTTTCTTACGATCGTCTTGAAAAACTGTCAAAAGTGTTTGTTGATAAACAAAGTTTGGATAATATAAAAAATATTGATAAAGAATTTAGAAATGTGATAGGAGGCTCTCATTCTTCTGCATATTGGGCTGCATTAAATTGGATTTATACAAATCAAAATTCTTCAAGTATTTTGGAAATCTCCGAACCTATAAAGCAAAAAGATTTTATTTTTATTATTGATGAAATCAATCGTGGAGAAATAAGTAAAATTTTTGGAGAACTTTTCTTTTCCGTTGATCCCGGTTACCGTGGTAAAAAAGGACTGGTAAAAACACAGTATCAGAATCTTGTTGAAACAGGCGACATTTTTGAAGACGGTTTTTATGTTCCCGAAAATGTTTACATCATAGGTACAATGAACGATATTGACCGCAGCGTTGAAAGCATGGATTTTGCTATGAGACGAAGGTTTGCTTTTAAAGAAATTACGGCAGCTCAAAGTGCGGAAAATTTTGAGCTTTCAGAAAACACAAAAACGCGTATGGAGAGTCTTAACAATGCAATAAGCAAAATTGACGGTCTTAATTCTGCATATCATATAGGAGCTGCTTACTTTAAGCAATTGGATGATGACATGGAAACTTCTGATGAACTTTGGGAAAATTCATTGCATGATCTTCTTGTTGAATATTTAAAGGGAAGCGGAAATGAAGAAAGCAATCTTGAATTATTAAAGAATGCTTTTGATATGATAAATATTGAATAA
- a CDS encoding endonuclease/exonuclease/phosphatase family protein — protein sequence MESHTCRVQDLIKWGTCVYISKDLLQKSSFKNVTELYVDNVCVDNESINGKQVFAELMFNNNIFTICSLHTNTSPDDIYSIRNHIEQIFNNKIMNDSISKFIIGGDFNADIEMYKGFFLKTFNSIKAQYHECIPKYTQTFFGNNMAERNHYQDDHIFVSKDLSNNIGETFSWNYGKVKQYSDHTILEVELNI from the coding sequence TTGGAAAGCCATACTTGCAGAGTTCAGGATCTGATAAAATGGGGAACATGTGTATATATCAGCAAAGATCTACTACAGAAAAGTTCATTTAAGAATGTTACTGAATTGTATGTCGATAATGTGTGTGTAGATAATGAAAGTATAAATGGAAAACAAGTATTTGCAGAATTAATGTTTAATAATAATATTTTCACTATATGTAGTTTACATACTAATACTTCGCCTGATGATATTTATTCAATTAGAAACCATATTGAACAAATCTTCAATAATAAAATAATGAATGATAGCATTAGTAAATTTATCATTGGTGGAGATTTTAATGCTGATATTGAAATGTATAAGGGTTTTTTCTTGAAAACTTTCAATAGCATAAAAGCGCAGTATCATGAATGTATACCAAAATACACACAAACATTTTTTGGAAATAATATGGCTGAAAGAAATCATTATCAAGATGATCATATATTTGTCAGCAAGGATTTGTCAAATAATATAGGTGAAACATTTTCTTGGAATTATGGTAAAGTTAAGCAATATAGCGATCATACGATTTTGGAGGTAGAGCTTAATATATAA
- a CDS encoding putative toxin-antitoxin system toxin component, PIN family translates to MRIFIDSNIVISAILFPDGKVAKVFSHLLENHTVIISSYTKEECKKVFENKFPFKKELLGIFFDGITFEEFKSPDTIDENKYPKVRDIKDLPVLVSAILSDSDILITGDKDFEDVKIDKPLIFTPSKYFELIAEKY, encoded by the coding sequence TTGAGGATTTTCATAGATTCAAACATTGTGATTTCTGCGATACTTTTCCCTGATGGTAAGGTTGCTAAAGTTTTTTCTCATTTGCTTGAAAATCATACGGTAATAATTTCTTCATATACAAAGGAAGAATGCAAAAAGGTTTTTGAAAATAAATTTCCATTTAAAAAAGAGTTATTGGGTATTTTCTTTGATGGAATTACTTTTGAAGAATTTAAGAGTCCCGATACAATTGATGAAAATAAATATCCAAAAGTTCGGGATATAAAAGATTTACCGGTTCTTGTATCCGCAATTTTATCTGATTCAGATATTTTGATTACGGGAGACAAGGATTTTGAAGATGTAAAAATTGATAAACCATTAATTTTTACACCATCAAAATATTTCGAATTGATTGCAGAAAAATATTGA
- a CDS encoding AbrB/MazE/SpoVT family DNA-binding domain-containing protein translates to MELAKLTSKGQITIPLAIRNMLGLKTGDKVFFEESRGKVYITNASQIALANIQTQMQGEAEKAGFQTEDDVIAYIKELRKKS, encoded by the coding sequence ATGGAGCTTGCAAAACTAACATCTAAGGGTCAGATTACAATTCCGCTTGCGATAAGAAATATGCTCGGGTTAAAAACCGGCGATAAAGTCTTTTTTGAAGAAAGCAGAGGAAAAGTTTATATTACAAATGCTTCTCAAATAGCTTTAGCAAATATTCAAACTCAAATGCAAGGAGAAGCAGAAAAAGCCGGCTTTCAAACAGAAGATGACGTTATTGCTTATATTAAAGAGCTAAGGAAAAAGAGTTGA